The stretch of DNA GTCGGCGCGCCATAATTCCGACCCCACCCTGCCCCTGACGATTCATGCCTGCTGCCTGGTGACATCCAGGTTCGGCAAGCCGAGCGGGTCGGTCCGGTCACTCGGCTGGCACGCGGGCCAGCGCCTGAAGATCCGCGCACTGGCCGGCTCGGTGCTGGTGGCGGTCACCAGCCCGAAATCGCCGACCCGGGAATCGCTGCGCCGCCTGGTTCTCCCCAGGCGGCGCAGCGGTCGTGGTGCCGGGTGATCGTCAGCGCAGCGTGGCTTCGACGATGGAGTACGGCGTCGGGGTTTCCACGATGCGGTCCAGGGTGAAACCGGCCCGGTCGAGCAGCACCCGGTATTCCTCGGCGCTGCGCTCCTGACCGGTCAGCATCCCGAGCATGGTCAGGTCCATCATCTTGCTCAGGTGCGGGAGGTCGTCCGCGGGAACGACGCCTTCGAGCAGCAGCACCCGCGCCCCGGAATCGGCCGCCGCGGCGATCGAACCGAGGATGCGCAGGCTCGACTCGTCGTCCCAGTCGTGCAGGATGTAGGACAGCACGTAGACATCGGCGGTCGGAACCGATTCGAAGAAGTCGCCGGCGACGACCTCGACCCGGTCCGCCAACCCGTTGCGGGCCAGGCTGTCCCGCGCGCCGGACACGATCGCCGGAAGGTCGAAGACGATCCCGAGCCGGTCCGGGTCCGCCCCCAGCAGCTCGGCCAGGACGTTGCCGCTGGCACCGCCGATGTCGGCGACGACCTTGCCCTCGGGCAGGACGTAGCCGTCGAACATGCCCGTCCGCAGGCTCGAGCTGAACTCCGTCATCGCCCGGTTCTGCAGCTCGGCGCGGTCGGAATCGGCCGCGATCCAGTCGAAGAACGGTTCGCCGAGGTGGACGTCGGCTGCCGGTCGGCCGGTGCGCGCGG from Saccharopolyspora sp. SCSIO 74807 encodes:
- a CDS encoding methyltransferase produces the protein MTSESHPTPPPTAQISRLMAGFQVSQALYAVAKLDVPTMLANDGPLPVNVLAERAGADPGALHRLIRSLTPLGVFSSEGDRVRVTELGAILSREHPSSMYNAICYWMETHYLPFSELLTAARTGRPAADVHLGEPFFDWIAADSDRAELQNRAMTEFSSSLRTGMFDGYVLPEGKVVADIGGASGNVLAELLGADPDRLGIVFDLPAIVSGARDSLARNGLADRVEVVAGDFFESVPTADVYVLSYILHDWDDESSLRILGSIAAAADSGARVLLLEGVVPADDLPHLSKMMDLTMLGMLTGQERSAEEYRVLLDRAGFTLDRIVETPTPYSIVEATLR